Proteins found in one Miscanthus floridulus cultivar M001 chromosome 4, ASM1932011v1, whole genome shotgun sequence genomic segment:
- the LOC136551107 gene encoding uncharacterized protein produces MTTGTGSSASCSVAKRLRPELPLIICGKCKQKIVMEYRVKRQGPNKGRVFYKCLDRDWEGNGCDGWYWEEDYATYVQNLGALEVAAAADEAIMSRHWMYNADRRSQDFIEGLHYFLGVAEANKRDGFMCCPCALCKNLKEYSSSMSLHSHLLKSGFMSNYICWTKHGESGVMMEEGEGEDLDIDDIIAQYGAFDDTTMGGDEEEVAVEDDLGDALGDAIRDAQQEWESEKEKVKFERMLEDHRKLLYPTAEEGQKKLGTTLELLQWKAKNGISDKAFGNLLNLKKKMLPKPNELPTTTYEAKKVVCPLGLKIQKIHACPNDCILYHGNEYENLDECPVCKASRYKIRRNDPGDVEGEQRPRKKIPAKVMWYAPIIPRLKRLFRNKDHAKLLRWYKEDRKVDNMLRHPADGSQWRAIDREFPEFANEARNLRFALSTDGMNPFGEQSTSPRQPGNDIDVYLKPLVEELLVLWNKPGVRVWDEYKQEHFDLRAMLFVTINDWPALSNLSGQTNKGYNACTHCFDDLDSIYLKRCRKVVYLGHRRFLPLNHQVRKKGKHFKGKPDHRKKPYNRTGEDVLAMVKDVKVVFGKGQGSESIPKDAKGHAPMWKKKSIFWELPYWQVLETDDGRHYLSPASYTLSKEERDNMFECLSSIKVPSGFSSNIKGIINVPDKKFLNLKSHDCHVLMTQLLPVALRGILPPHVRLATVKLCAFLNAISQKAINPVELATLQNDVVQCLVSFELVFPPSFFNIMTHILVHLVKEISILGPVFLHNMFPFERFMGVLKKYVKVRSKPEGSIAQGYGTEEVIEFCVDFIPDLAPIGVPESRHEGRLSGKGTLGKKTYIGMEDDYFNKAHYTVLQNSSLVHPYIEIHKEFLRQPSWHILTYQGYEINGNTFYTVAQDKRSTNQNSGVRIDGTDPNGNIQTYYGRIEEIWELDYAPNFKVPLFRCQWVKLTGGGITVDKEYGMTTVDLNNIGYKEEPFVLAADVSQVFYVKDMSTKSKRGKNEDINLMINEPKSHIILSGKINIVGIEDKSDMSEDYERNVRIPPFIVKKDPSIMLNDEDTPWLRQDHNQGSYVKKKFTVVPA; encoded by the exons atgacaactggtaccggatcatcggcctcttgttcggttgcgaaacgactgaggccagaactccctctcattatctgcggcaagtgtaagcagaagattgtgatggagtaccgagtcaagagacagggacccaacaagggccgtgttttctacaagtgcctggatcgcgat tgggagggcaatggatgcgatggttggtactgggaggaagattatgctacatacgtgcagaatttgggtgcgcttgaggtagcggctgctgctgatgaggca attatgtcacgccattggatgtacaatgccgatcgccgctcccaagactttattgaggggttgcactatttcttaggtgtggccgaggcaaataagcgggatggtttcatgtgctgtccatgtgccctatgtaagaatttaaaggaatattcaagctcaatgagtcttcattcacatttgcttaagtcaggtttcatgtcaaactatatatgttggactaagcatggagaaagcggggtcatgatggaagaaggtgaaggagaagatttagacattgatgacattattgctcagtatggtgcctttgatgatactacaatggggggagatgaagaagaggtagcggtagaagatgatctcggtgatgctcttggcgatgccattcgtgatgcacaacaagaatgggaaagtgaaaaagagaaagttaagttcgagcgcatgcttgaggatcataggaagttgctatacccgacggccgaagaggggcaaaaaaagctgggtacaacactggaattgctacaatggaaggcaaagaatggtatatccgacaaggcatttgggaatttattgaacctcaaaaagaagatgcttccgaagccaaatgaattgcccaccactacgtacgaagcaaaaaaggttgtctgcccattgggattaaaaatccagaagatacatgcatgtcctaatgactgcatcctctaccatggcaatgaatacgagaatttggatgaatgcccggtatgtaaagcatcgcggtataagatcaggcgcaatgatcctggtgacgtcgagggtgaacaacgtcctagaaagaaaatccctgccaaggttatgtggtatgctcctataataccacgcttaaaacgtttgttcagaaataaagaccatgcaaagttgttgcggtggtataaagaagaccgtaaggtagacaatatgctgagacacccagctgatgggtcccagtggagagcgatagacagggaatttccagagtttgcaaatgaggctagaaacttaaggttcgccttaagtacagatggtatgaatccttttggagagcagagcacta gtccgaggcaacctggcaacgatattgatgtctatctgaagccattagttgaagaacttctagttttatggaacaaaccaggtgtacgtgtctgggatgagtacaaacaagaacactttgacctacgagcaatgttgttcgtaacaatcaatgattggcctgctttaagtaatctttcaggtcagacaaacaaaggatataatgcatgcacacattgttttgatgaccttgacagtatatatttgaaaagatgtcgaaaggtcgtgtaccttggccatcgtcgattccttccgttgaatcaccaagtaagaaagaaagggaagcattttaaaggtaagccagaccatcggaagaagccttataaccgaaccggggaagatgtactcgcaatggtcaaggatgtgaaagtagtatttggaaagggacaaggcagtgaatctattcccaaagatgctaagggacacgcacccatgtggaagaagaagtccatcttttgggagctaccctattggcaagtcctagag acagatgatggacgtcattacttaagtcctgctagctacacgcttagcaaagaagagagggacaacatgttcgaatgtctaagcagcatcaaggtcccatcgggattctcctccaatataaagggtataataaatgtgccagataagaaattcctaaacttaaagtcccatgactgccacgtgcttatgacgcaattgcttccagttgctttaagaggaattctacctccacatgtacgtctagccaccgtgaagctatgtgcattccttaatgcaatttctcagaaggcaatcaatccagtggaactagctactctacagaatgatgtggttcaatgtcttgtcagctttgagttggtgttccctccatccttctttaatatcatgacacacatcctagttcatttggtgaaggagattagtattcttggacctgtgttcttacataacatgtttcccttcgagaggtttatgggagtcttgaagaaatatgtgaaagtccgttctaagcctgaaggaagcatcgcccagggctatggaacagaggaggtcattgagttctgtgttgactttattcctgaccttgccccgattggtgttcccgaatcacgacacgaggggcgactcagtggtaaaggaactttagggaagaaaacatatatcggcatggaagacgattatttcaataaagcacactacacagttcttcagaactcgtcattggtgcatccgtacatcgagatacataaggagttctta aggcagccatcgtggcatatcctcacgtaccaagggtacgagataaatgggaatacattttacacagttgcccaagataaaaggagcaccaatcaaaatagtggtgttcgcatagatggaacagatccaaatgggaatatacaaacatattatggccgcatagaagagatatgggaactagactacgcacctaattttaaagtccctttgttccggtgccaatgggtgaagctgaccggaggagggataacagtcgacaaagagtatggaatgacaacagtggacctcaacaatattgggtacaaagaggaaccattcgtccttgctgccgatgtgagtcaggtgttctatgtgaaagacatgtctacaaaatcaaagagaggaaaaaacgaagacatcaacttaatgatcaatgagccaaagagccacataattctttctgggaaaataaatatagtgggaattgaagacaagtcagacatgtcagaagattatgaaagaaatgtccgaattccacccttcatagtgaagaaagatccaagcatcatgttaaatgatgaagacactccatggttacgacaagatcataaccaagggtcatacgtcaagaagaaattcactgttgtgcccgcatga